The Nitrospira tepida genome includes a window with the following:
- a CDS encoding bactofilin family protein: protein MWTKGEKKVGAAVAEDENFTFLGKGAHFKGVVNFEGTVRIDGKLEGEIHTTGTLVVGEHAVIKGIVTAGVLMMSGKVNGTVTATDKLQLLKPGILVGDIRTPNISIEEGARFQGMCDMGAEQSGDDYSELPANVHDIAVHRGKALA, encoded by the coding sequence ATGTGGACAAAAGGTGAGAAGAAGGTAGGGGCGGCGGTCGCGGAGGATGAGAACTTTACGTTCCTCGGGAAGGGAGCCCATTTCAAGGGGGTCGTCAATTTTGAAGGGACGGTCCGCATCGACGGCAAGTTGGAAGGGGAGATCCATACGACCGGGACCTTGGTCGTCGGGGAGCACGCGGTCATCAAGGGAATCGTTACGGCCGGCGTGCTCATGATGAGCGGGAAGGTCAACGGGACGGTCACGGCCACCGATAAGCTCCAACTGCTCAAGCCCGGCATTCTGGTCGGCGACATCCGCACGCCCAATATCTCGATTGAAGAAGGGGCCCGGTTCCAGGGGATGTGTGACATGGGAGCGGAGCAGAGCGGAGACGACTATTCGGAACTCCCCGCCAATGTCCATGACATCGCCGTCCATCGTGGTAAAGCGCTTGCCTGA
- a CDS encoding ParA family protein, translating into MTRLIAVANQKGGVGKTTTSINLAAYLAINGAPTLLVDMDPQSNATSGLGISPRELTKTIYDCLMRSARASEAIVQTGVSQLSVLPANRDLAGAEVELIQVLSRELVLKRSLDHVLNDYRYVIIDCPPAFGLLTINALAAATSVVVPVQCEYYAMEGLGWLMANVERVRQSLNQQLELEGVLLTMFDIRNTLARQVAEEVRAHFKEKVFKTVIPRNVTLAEAPSYGRPALLYNAGSAGAQAYLEFAKELMSHGEESPR; encoded by the coding sequence ATGACCCGCCTGATCGCCGTTGCCAACCAAAAAGGCGGGGTCGGAAAAACCACGACCTCCATCAACTTAGCCGCTTATCTTGCCATCAATGGGGCTCCGACTCTGCTCGTCGATATGGACCCCCAGTCCAATGCGACAAGCGGTCTTGGCATCTCGCCAAGAGAACTCACCAAAACTATCTATGATTGCCTGATGCGGTCGGCCCGCGCATCTGAAGCGATTGTTCAGACTGGAGTGTCACAGTTATCGGTCCTGCCGGCCAATAGGGATCTGGCTGGAGCGGAGGTCGAGCTGATTCAGGTGCTTTCACGTGAGCTTGTGCTTAAGCGATCTCTTGATCACGTCCTGAACGACTACCGCTATGTGATCATCGACTGTCCCCCGGCCTTCGGCCTGTTGACCATCAATGCCTTGGCCGCCGCCACCTCCGTGGTGGTGCCGGTCCAATGCGAGTACTACGCCATGGAGGGGCTAGGCTGGTTGATGGCGAACGTCGAGCGGGTTCGCCAAAGCCTGAACCAGCAACTTGAACTGGAGGGGGTGTTGCTCACTATGTTCGATATCCGGAACACCCTGGCCAGGCAAGTCGCCGAGGAGGTCAGGGCGCATTTCAAGGAGAAGGTCTTCAAGACCGTGATTCCTCGGAACGTCACGCTGGCGGAGGCCCCGAGCTACGGCCGGCCGGCATTGCTGTACAACGCCGGGTCGGCCGGGGCGCAGGCGTATCTGGAATTCGCAAAGGAGCTCATGAGCCATGGAGAAGAAAGCCCTAGGTAG
- a CDS encoding ParB/RepB/Spo0J family partition protein: MEKKALGRGLDALLPVAAPAPVKPAAESQDVLDIELDHILPNRFQPRRDFPEDELEQLADSLRQNGLLQPIVVRRKGDGLYELISGERRWRAAELAGLGTIKALVRNCSDDEAMALALIENLQRDDLNPMETAHAYHRMATEFGMTQDVIAQRVGRERSSVANLLRLLHLPEEVQQMVAAGSLSTGHAKVLLAVHGGEAQVRLAREIVDRQWSVRESEKRVAAQARDKRPTRGRAQPSAFQDLEARLQKKLGTKVVIEQAGTGGRIVVHYFSPQEQERLLDILLG; the protein is encoded by the coding sequence ATGGAGAAGAAAGCCCTAGGTAGAGGACTGGATGCTTTGCTGCCGGTTGCGGCGCCGGCTCCGGTGAAGCCGGCCGCCGAATCGCAAGACGTGCTCGACATCGAGTTGGATCATATTCTTCCCAACCGATTCCAGCCGCGCAGGGATTTCCCGGAGGACGAGCTTGAGCAATTGGCGGACTCGCTGCGGCAGAACGGCCTGCTCCAGCCCATCGTCGTCCGCCGGAAGGGCGACGGCCTCTATGAGTTGATCTCGGGCGAGCGGCGGTGGCGAGCGGCGGAACTGGCCGGGCTCGGCACGATCAAGGCGCTGGTCAGAAACTGTAGCGACGATGAGGCCATGGCGTTGGCGCTCATCGAGAATCTCCAGCGGGACGACCTCAATCCGATGGAAACGGCACATGCCTACCACCGGATGGCGACGGAATTCGGGATGACCCAGGATGTGATCGCCCAGCGGGTCGGCCGGGAACGGTCCTCAGTGGCGAACCTCTTGCGGTTGCTCCATCTGCCCGAGGAGGTGCAGCAGATGGTGGCGGCTGGGAGCCTCTCCACCGGACATGCCAAAGTGCTGCTGGCTGTACACGGAGGCGAGGCGCAGGTGCGATTGGCCCGCGAGATCGTGGATCGGCAATGGTCGGTGCGGGAGTCAGAGAAAAGAGTCGCCGCGCAGGCGCGCGACAAGCGGCCGACGCGCGGCCGCGCACAGCCCTCGGCGTTCCAGGATCTCGAAGCGCGGCTGCAGAAAAAACTCGGGACCAAGGTCGTCATCGAACAGGCAGGGACCGGCGGCCGCATCGTGGTGCATTATTTTTCGCCCCAGGAGCAGGAAAGACTCCTTGACATCTTGCTCGGGTGA
- a CDS encoding bactofilin family protein: MWNKEKTDGKRQPGQADDLMATTTNGQSAAVEPVGALEGINAFVGKGVDFKGTISYHGTVRIDGTLEGEIHTEGTLLVGEEAVIKAKVTAGTIVCKGQITGDILAKEKVTLRAPAVINGGVETPMLSMEEGVQFNGTIEMSAPARTANLAGEGMVAAGAYS, encoded by the coding sequence ATGTGGAACAAGGAAAAAACTGACGGCAAGCGCCAGCCGGGCCAGGCCGATGACCTTATGGCCACGACGACGAACGGCCAGAGCGCGGCGGTCGAACCGGTCGGGGCCTTGGAAGGCATCAACGCGTTCGTCGGAAAGGGCGTGGACTTCAAAGGCACGATCAGCTATCACGGCACGGTCCGCATCGACGGCACCCTCGAAGGTGAGATTCATACCGAGGGCACGTTGCTGGTCGGAGAGGAGGCCGTAATCAAGGCGAAGGTGACGGCCGGCACGATCGTGTGCAAGGGGCAGATCACCGGCGATATCCTGGCCAAGGAAAAGGTCACCCTGCGCGCGCCGGCCGTTATCAATGGAGGAGTGGAAACGCCCATGCTTTCCATGGAGGAAGGCGTCCAGTTCAACGGCACGATCGAGATGTCGGCGCCGGCCCGGACGGCCAATCTTGCAGGAGAGGGGATGGTTGCGGCGGGCGCCTATAGCTGA
- the rsmG gene encoding 16S rRNA (guanine(527)-N(7))-methyltransferase RsmG, which yields MEHFGEIVSTCLAEQIHLIGLSLTSTQFDQFARFADELSRWNQKVNLTAITEPTDVAIKHFLDSLFGVLALPTGAQRLVDVGSGGGFPGIPLKIMMPDLALSIVEPNSKKASFLLHLVGLLKLGQAYVLNRKIEDLSRQDFGMNGPLSIVVRGLKVEDRVGLFACLLNREERLILYSTTPWFHSLDNYQLKLLDQIPYQLPQGLGDRRLIVLKKG from the coding sequence GTGGAACATTTCGGTGAGATCGTTTCCACCTGTCTTGCTGAACAAATCCATCTCATCGGGCTCTCGCTCACAAGCACCCAGTTCGATCAATTCGCCAGATTTGCGGACGAGCTGAGCCGGTGGAATCAAAAGGTCAACCTGACGGCGATCACCGAGCCGACAGACGTCGCGATCAAACACTTTCTGGACTCGCTCTTTGGAGTGCTTGCGCTGCCGACCGGGGCGCAACGGCTTGTCGATGTCGGGAGCGGAGGAGGATTTCCAGGGATTCCGCTGAAGATCATGATGCCGGATCTGGCCCTCTCCATCGTGGAGCCCAATAGCAAGAAGGCCTCGTTCCTCCTTCACCTTGTTGGCCTGCTCAAGCTTGGACAAGCCTATGTTTTAAATAGAAAAATAGAGGATCTCTCTCGCCAGGACTTCGGTATGAATGGACCGCTCTCGATCGTTGTGAGGGGGTTGAAGGTAGAGGATCGAGTTGGTCTCTTTGCATGCCTCCTGAACAGGGAGGAGCGCCTGATTCTCTACAGCACTACTCCTTGGTTTCATTCTCTGGACAACTATCAGTTGAAGCTTCTCGATCAAATACCCTATCAACTGCCGCAGGGACTGGGTGACAGAAGGCTCATCGTGCTCAAAAAGGGATAG